A region from the Sulfitobacter sp. D7 genome encodes:
- a CDS encoding aspartate aminotransferase family protein — protein sequence MSHVLHRNLRATQPVIVRGEGNFLIDDKGKRYLDACGGAAVSSLGHDNAAVRAAVAAQMDQLAFAHTGLFTNTPAEALADHLIARAPECTGEGRVMYLGSGSEAMEAALKLARQYHLERGDKARAKIIARKPSYHGNTLGALAVGGHAGRRAPFAPMLMDVEHIDAAYAYRLQRDGESEADFAQRLADQLETRIVELGPGTVAAFVAEPVVGASLGSQPAPAGYFKRVREICDRHGVLLIADEVMCGMGRTGSLFALEQEGICADITTMAKGLGAGYQPIAAVMARESVIDAIMAGSGNLWNGHTYMSHAVATAGALAVLQEVESRDLLSAVRARGQQLETALRERFGQHAHVGDIRGRGLFWSIELVAERDSKTPFEVSRNLAGKIQRAAMEAGMICYPAQGCADGTAGDHVLLAPAFTSPPEEIEMTVEMLGKAVDGVIAEG from the coding sequence ATGAGCCATGTATTGCACCGTAACCTGCGAGCCACGCAACCTGTGATCGTGCGCGGAGAGGGAAATTTCCTTATTGATGACAAGGGGAAACGCTATCTGGATGCCTGCGGCGGCGCTGCGGTGTCGAGCCTTGGACATGACAACGCCGCCGTGCGCGCCGCTGTCGCCGCGCAGATGGACCAGCTCGCCTTTGCGCATACCGGCCTCTTCACCAACACCCCGGCAGAGGCTTTGGCCGACCATTTGATCGCCCGGGCGCCTGAGTGCACTGGCGAAGGGCGGGTGATGTATCTGGGCAGCGGGTCCGAGGCGATGGAAGCGGCGCTGAAGCTCGCGCGGCAGTATCATCTGGAGCGGGGCGACAAAGCGCGGGCGAAAATCATCGCACGCAAGCCCAGCTATCATGGCAACACACTTGGCGCGCTGGCGGTGGGCGGCCATGCCGGACGCCGCGCGCCCTTTGCGCCGATGCTGATGGATGTCGAACATATCGACGCGGCCTATGCCTACCGCCTGCAACGCGACGGCGAGAGCGAGGCGGATTTCGCGCAACGCTTGGCGGATCAGTTGGAGACGCGGATCGTTGAACTGGGGCCGGGGACAGTCGCCGCCTTTGTGGCTGAGCCGGTGGTGGGCGCATCGCTCGGCTCACAACCCGCGCCTGCGGGGTATTTCAAGCGGGTGCGTGAGATTTGTGACCGCCACGGCGTGCTGCTCATCGCCGACGAAGTGATGTGCGGCATGGGGCGCACCGGCAGCCTTTTCGCACTTGAGCAGGAAGGTATCTGTGCCGACATCACCACCATGGCCAAGGGGCTAGGCGCGGGCTACCAGCCCATCGCGGCGGTGATGGCCCGCGAAAGCGTGATCGACGCGATCATGGCGGGCAGCGGCAATCTGTGGAACGGGCATACCTATATGTCGCACGCGGTGGCGACGGCGGGGGCGCTGGCTGTGCTGCAAGAGGTCGAGAGCCGCGATTTGCTGAGCGCGGTGCGCGCGCGGGGGCAGCAGTTGGAAACGGCGCTGCGCGAGCGGTTCGGCCAGCATGCCCATGTCGGTGACATTCGCGGGCGCGGGTTGTTCTGGTCCATCGAATTGGTGGCCGAGCGCGACAGCAAGACGCCCTTTGAGGTGAGCCGCAACCTTGCGGGCAAGATTCAGCGGGCGGCGATGGAGGCCGGGATGATCTGCTATCCCGCGCAGGGCTGTGCCGATGGCACGGCGGGGGATCACGTTCTGCTGGCTCCGGCCTTTACCTCTCCGCCCGAAGAAATCGAGATGACGGTAGAGATGCTGGGCAAGGCCGTCGACGGGGTGATTGCAGAGGGCTGA
- a CDS encoding ArsR/SmtB family transcription factor gives MKNSDDFLDGDIAGAAALMTMLASEARLQILCRLLSGERSVGDLAQACGLSQSTMSQQLKKLKEAGLVDSRRAGQTIFYRVKGQEAVAVLETLHGLYCAQK, from the coding sequence ATGAAAAACTCGGACGATTTCTTGGACGGTGATATTGCCGGAGCGGCTGCCCTGATGACGATGCTCGCATCGGAAGCGCGGCTGCAGATCTTGTGCCGGCTGCTGAGCGGAGAGCGTTCGGTTGGGGATTTGGCGCAGGCCTGCGGGTTGTCGCAATCCACCATGTCACAGCAGCTTAAAAAGCTGAAAGAAGCGGGGCTTGTGGACAGTCGCCGCGCGGGGCAGACGATCTTTTACCGGGTCAAAGGGCAGGAGGCCGTGGCCGTTCTGGAAACGCTGCACGGCCTCTACTGCGCGCAAAAATAA
- a CDS encoding YeeE/YedE family protein, with protein MKQLFALLSGLVFGIGLIVSGMADPAKVLNFLDVFGTWDPSLAFVMGGAIAVTAPGFAWLFRSRQTPYFDTTFRVPTRNDLEPKLLTGAAIFGIGWGLGGFCPGPALTALPLAASGTLIFVPFMLGGMWIARHTPDLMTRTKKGPA; from the coding sequence ATGAAACAGCTTTTCGCCCTGCTCTCCGGCCTCGTCTTTGGTATCGGTCTTATCGTCTCTGGCATGGCGGACCCTGCCAAGGTGCTCAACTTTCTTGACGTCTTTGGCACATGGGATCCCAGCCTCGCCTTTGTCATGGGCGGTGCGATCGCAGTGACAGCACCGGGCTTTGCATGGCTGTTCCGCAGCCGTCAGACCCCCTATTTCGACACCACATTCCGCGTTCCCACCCGCAATGATCTTGAGCCGAAACTGCTGACCGGCGCTGCGATCTTTGGCATTGGCTGGGGCTTGGGCGGCTTTTGCCCCGGCCCGGCGTTGACCGCCCTGCCCTTGGCGGCCAGTGGCACGTTGATCTTTGTGCCCTTCATGCTGGGCGGCATGTGGATCGCCCGCCACACCCCTGATTTGATGACCAGAACCAAGAAAGGACCTGCCTGA
- a CDS encoding energy transducer TonB family protein, which produces MIPRSGLVKTFSVGIAASLVVGVSQLAQIDDSAKIAGGGAPAAAQLGTRFEDMAVGTLEAEPVEEITPTPEPEPLETAEAPPPTPAPTVTPTPAAEPMQAVKAEPMHVAPPPATAAQTPVLPALTPVETPPETTSATPTITAAAPVPPVETLTAEAEDDAPRLSQRPQRRDPERAAEAAKKAKPKPQPKLQKTKPKQTARGNAKRDNTKGAQTASRAGNAAQSGTRQRAAAPAGNAAASNYPGQVMSRIARVGKPRVRSRGTAVIAFSIGGGGQLAGVRVARSSGSAALDQAALGIIRQAAPFPRPPAGAQRNFSIQIKGR; this is translated from the coding sequence ATGATCCCCCGGTCCGGTCTTGTCAAAACATTCTCCGTCGGTATCGCCGCCAGCCTTGTGGTGGGCGTGTCGCAACTCGCGCAAATTGACGACAGCGCCAAGATCGCGGGCGGCGGAGCGCCCGCCGCGGCCCAGCTTGGCACCCGGTTTGAGGATATGGCCGTCGGCACTCTAGAGGCAGAACCGGTGGAAGAGATCACGCCGACCCCCGAGCCCGAACCCTTGGAGACCGCCGAGGCGCCGCCGCCGACCCCCGCGCCAACGGTTACGCCCACGCCTGCCGCCGAGCCAATGCAAGCGGTGAAGGCAGAGCCCATGCACGTGGCCCCACCTCCCGCCACTGCGGCGCAGACACCCGTCTTGCCTGCCCTGACCCCGGTCGAAACCCCGCCCGAGACCACCAGCGCCACGCCGACCATCACAGCCGCGGCCCCGGTGCCCCCGGTCGAAACCCTCACCGCCGAGGCCGAGGACGATGCGCCACGCCTGTCGCAGCGCCCGCAGCGCCGCGACCCCGAACGCGCCGCCGAGGCCGCCAAGAAGGCCAAGCCCAAGCCGCAGCCGAAACTCCAGAAAACCAAGCCCAAGCAAACCGCGCGCGGCAATGCGAAGCGCGACAACACCAAGGGCGCGCAGACTGCCAGCCGGGCGGGCAACGCCGCGCAGTCCGGCACCCGTCAGCGGGCCGCAGCACCTGCGGGCAACGCGGCGGCCAGCAACTATCCCGGCCAAGTGATGAGCCGCATCGCCCGCGTCGGCAAACCGCGTGTTCGCTCACGCGGGACCGCCGTGATCGCCTTTTCCATTGGCGGGGGCGGGCAGTTGGCTGGCGTCCGGGTGGCGCGCAGTTCCGGGTCGGCGGCGCTGGACCAAGCGGCGCTTGGCATCATACGGCAGGCCGCACCCTTTCCGCGCCCGCCCGCCGGGGCGCAGCGCAACTTCTCGATCCAGATCAAAGGCCGATGA
- a CDS encoding ABC transporter ATP-binding protein encodes MTDPRPEAQVVLRLDNITKRFGKLTANDAISFDLRQGEVIALLGENGAGKTTLMNILFGHYTPDEGFVEVFGQRLPAGNPRAALAAGVGMVHQHFTLADNMTVLENIVLGTRSIWRPGFGRAQARQRIVTLMEDYGLRVDPDAQVGSLSVGERQRVEILKALYREARILILDEPTAVLTPQETDDLFATMRKAVALGLSVIFISHKLHEVMAISSRVVVLRHGKLVAEAKTSETDRAAMAQMMVGSEVAAPVVRRADPGAALVTLAAVSSPDIGSAPGLKNVDLELRAGQITGLAGVSGNGQTALADLIGGLIRPASGTFHVNGDAPRGWSPHAAISAGIARIPEDRHKTGTIADFDLTENAVLELYSRPGFSRHGWMNWRAARDFAAKIIQGYDVRCPGPETRIRLLSGGNMQKLILGRVLETAPSVVLANQPVRGLDIGALTYVHEQLLAARDRGAAVLLISEDLDEVTALSDVIHVISEGRLSPGFSRGELTPAELGVWMAGDGFEETSHAA; translated from the coding sequence ATGACCGATCCAAGACCCGAGGCGCAGGTTGTCCTGCGCCTCGATAATATTACCAAACGATTTGGCAAGCTTACCGCCAATGACGCGATCAGCTTTGATCTGCGGCAGGGCGAAGTCATTGCCCTGCTGGGCGAAAACGGCGCGGGCAAGACCACGCTGATGAATATCCTGTTCGGCCATTACACGCCCGACGAAGGCTTTGTGGAGGTCTTCGGCCAGCGCCTGCCCGCGGGCAATCCACGCGCCGCGCTGGCCGCAGGCGTGGGCATGGTGCACCAGCATTTCACGCTGGCCGACAATATGACCGTGCTGGAAAATATCGTGCTCGGCACCCGCTCGATCTGGCGCCCCGGTTTTGGCCGTGCGCAGGCGCGGCAGCGGATTGTCACGCTGATGGAGGACTACGGGCTGAGGGTGGACCCTGATGCACAGGTCGGCAGCCTGAGCGTGGGTGAGCGGCAGCGGGTTGAGATCCTCAAAGCCCTTTACCGCGAGGCGCGTATCCTGATTTTGGACGAGCCCACCGCCGTTCTCACCCCGCAAGAGACCGACGATCTTTTTGCCACCATGCGCAAAGCCGTGGCGCTTGGCCTTTCGGTGATCTTCATCTCGCATAAACTGCATGAGGTCATGGCGATCTCGTCCCGCGTCGTGGTGCTGCGCCATGGCAAGCTGGTGGCCGAAGCCAAGACCTCCGAGACCGACCGCGCCGCCATGGCGCAGATGATGGTCGGCTCAGAAGTCGCCGCCCCCGTCGTCCGCCGTGCCGATCCGGGTGCCGCGCTGGTGACGCTGGCAGCCGTCTCCTCCCCCGACATCGGCTCTGCACCCGGGCTAAAGAACGTCGATCTTGAGTTGCGTGCGGGCCAGATCACCGGCCTTGCCGGGGTCTCCGGCAACGGCCAAACCGCGCTTGCCGACCTGATCGGCGGGCTGATCCGCCCCGCGTCGGGCACGTTTCACGTGAATGGCGACGCCCCGCGCGGCTGGTCGCCCCATGCCGCCATCAGCGCGGGCATCGCCCGCATCCCCGAGGACCGCCACAAGACCGGCACTATCGCCGACTTCGATCTCACCGAGAACGCGGTGCTTGAACTCTACTCCCGCCCCGGTTTCTCCCGCCACGGCTGGATGAACTGGCGCGCCGCGCGTGATTTTGCCGCCAAGATCATCCAAGGATACGACGTGCGCTGCCCCGGTCCGGAAACCCGCATCCGGCTGCTGTCGGGCGGCAATATGCAAAAGCTGATCTTGGGCCGCGTGTTGGAGACCGCACCTTCGGTGGTGCTGGCCAACCAGCCGGTGCGCGGCCTCGACATCGGAGCGCTCACTTATGTGCACGAACAACTCTTGGCCGCCCGCGACCGGGGGGCGGCGGTGCTGCTGATCTCCGAAGACCTCGACGAGGTCACGGCGCTCTCGGACGTGATCCACGTGATCTCGGAAGGCCGATTGTCGCCCGGTTTCTCTCGTGGCGAACTCACGCCCGCCGAGCTTGGCGTCTGGATGGCCGGGGACGGTTTCGAGGAGACATCCCATGCGGCTTGA
- a CDS encoding YeeE/YedE family protein, protein METEFTPWLSLGGGALIGASAVLLMATNGRIAGISGLTSRLFARSSDGEARGVSFFFVLGLLLAAPLWLIVSGAWPQQWVPSNPLLMALAGLLVGFGATYGNGCTSGHGVCGISRGSARSIVATVTFMATAFVTVFVMRHVLGA, encoded by the coding sequence ATGGAAACCGAATTCACACCTTGGCTGTCGCTGGGCGGCGGCGCGCTGATCGGAGCCTCGGCAGTACTGCTGATGGCGACGAACGGGCGCATCGCGGGCATCAGCGGGCTGACCTCACGGCTATTTGCGCGCAGCAGTGACGGCGAAGCGCGGGGCGTTTCGTTCTTTTTCGTGCTGGGGCTTTTGTTGGCAGCACCGCTTTGGTTGATTGTCTCGGGCGCCTGGCCGCAGCAGTGGGTGCCTTCGAACCCGCTTTTGATGGCTCTGGCCGGGCTGCTGGTCGGCTTTGGCGCGACCTATGGCAATGGGTGTACCTCGGGCCACGGGGTCTGCGGGATCAGCCGTGGCTCGGCTCGGTCGATCGTGGCGACGGTGACCTTCATGGCAACGGCCTTTGTGACGGTCTTCGTCATGCGGCATGTGTTGGGGGCGTGA
- a CDS encoding MotA/TolQ/ExbB proton channel family protein codes for MVQLDELLTPLRGIAETGGPVVVILMAVAVLTLAVALYKTWQFRAAAVGRHRALSEAVNAWERGDAAAARSALGRSKSYLAPVIELAMSTPDAGASRLQAEAELRFAKLERGFRLLDSVAQLAPLLGLFGTVLGMIEAFRALQDAGSQVDPSILAGGIWVALLTTAVGLVVAMPTALVLSWLEQRMETERVIADKAILTVLHPGQNAAPAATPAATQFAAAAPRPAHG; via the coding sequence ATGGTTCAACTGGATGAACTGCTGACCCCTCTGCGGGGCATTGCCGAAACCGGTGGCCCGGTGGTGGTAATCCTCATGGCCGTGGCAGTGCTGACCCTCGCCGTGGCACTTTATAAAACATGGCAGTTCCGCGCCGCCGCCGTGGGCCGTCACCGGGCGCTGTCCGAAGCGGTCAATGCTTGGGAGCGCGGCGATGCCGCCGCTGCACGCTCTGCGCTGGGCCGGTCGAAAAGCTACCTCGCCCCGGTGATCGAACTGGCCATGTCTACGCCCGACGCGGGCGCTTCGCGCTTGCAGGCCGAGGCCGAGTTGCGCTTTGCCAAGCTGGAGCGCGGCTTTCGTCTGCTCGATTCCGTGGCGCAGCTTGCCCCGCTCTTGGGCCTCTTCGGCACGGTTCTGGGCATGATCGAAGCCTTCCGCGCCTTGCAGGATGCAGGGTCGCAGGTGGATCCTTCGATCCTCGCGGGGGGCATCTGGGTGGCGCTTCTGACCACTGCGGTGGGCCTCGTCGTTGCCATGCCGACCGCGCTGGTGCTCAGCTGGCTGGAGCAGCGGATGGAGACCGAGCGCGTCATCGCCGACAAGGCGATCCTCACCGTGCTGCACCCCGGCCAGAACGCGGCCCCCGCCGCCACACCTGCCGCGACCCAATTTGCCGCCGCCGCGCCCCGGCCAGCCCATGGCTAG
- a CDS encoding beta-lactamase hydrolase domain-containing protein: MTDDSQKIATIDPAHNVALFTPDAKALEQAASAGMKTVVNFRASDEKGGLSPDEERLVAEKLGLNYLHHPVTPDTLGPETVDEFRKSLDDLPQPVFLHCASGKRAGAMTLMALAADKGWDGDTALQEGKSRGIDLTEEKIGQFVKSYADSKA, encoded by the coding sequence ATGACCGACGACAGCCAAAAGATCGCGACCATCGACCCTGCCCATAACGTGGCCCTGTTCACACCGGACGCCAAAGCACTGGAACAGGCGGCCTCGGCCGGGATGAAAACAGTGGTAAACTTCCGCGCCTCGGATGAAAAAGGCGGCCTCTCCCCCGATGAAGAGCGGCTGGTGGCCGAGAAGCTGGGGCTGAACTACCTGCACCATCCGGTCACGCCCGATACGCTTGGCCCCGAGACGGTGGACGAATTCCGCAAGTCACTGGACGACCTGCCGCAGCCGGTGTTCCTGCACTGCGCCTCGGGCAAACGGGCCGGGGCGATGACGCTGATGGCCCTTGCGGCAGACAAGGGATGGGACGGTGACACGGCCCTGCAAGAAGGCAAATCACGCGGCATTGACCTGACCGAAGAGAAGATCGGCCAGTTCGTCAAATCCTACGCGGATAGCAAAGCGTGA
- a CDS encoding SulP family inorganic anion transporter — translation MTLRPLAQYLPILDWGRRYDRGQFTGDLVAAVIVTIMLIPQSLAYALLAGMPPEAGIYASIAPIVLYAIFGTSRALAVGPVAVVSLMTAAAVGNIAEAGTAGYVTAALTLAFLSGAMLLALGLFRLGFLANFLSHPVIAGFITASGILIAASQLRHILGVEGEGHTLVEILASLWAHLGEVNPITLLLGVTATAFLFWVRGGLKPLLLRIGLGSRMADIGAKTGPVLAIVGTTLAVWAFDLGSRGVAIVGDVPQSLPPLTLPSFSPDLLSQLFIPALLISIIGFVESISVAQTLAAKKRQRIDPDQELIGLGSANLGAAFTGGFPVTGGFSRSVVNFDAGAETPAAGAFTAVGLALAALFLTPLIYFLPKATLAATIIVAVLSLVDFSILKRAWAFSHADFAAVSVTILLTLVFGVEAGVSAGVITSILVHLYKTSRPHMAVVGRVPGTEHFRNVLRHEVETQPHVLSLRVDESLYFPNARYLEDQLARHAAEKPELTDVVLMFPAVNEIDLSALESLEAINTRLRDADIRLHLSEVKGPVMDRLKRSHFLDDLTGEVFLSQHEAVCALAERR, via the coding sequence ATGACCCTGCGGCCCCTTGCGCAATATCTGCCGATCCTCGACTGGGGGCGCCGCTATGACCGTGGCCAATTCACCGGAGATTTGGTGGCGGCGGTGATCGTCACCATCATGTTGATCCCGCAATCGCTGGCCTATGCGCTGCTGGCAGGGATGCCGCCCGAGGCTGGCATCTACGCCTCCATCGCGCCGATCGTGCTTTATGCCATCTTCGGCACCAGCCGAGCGCTGGCAGTGGGGCCAGTGGCCGTGGTGTCACTGATGACAGCAGCGGCGGTGGGCAATATCGCCGAAGCGGGCACGGCGGGCTATGTCACGGCGGCGCTGACATTGGCGTTTCTGTCGGGCGCGATGCTGCTGGCGCTTGGGCTGTTCCGGCTGGGGTTTTTGGCGAATTTCCTGTCTCACCCTGTGATCGCGGGGTTCATCACCGCCTCGGGCATTCTGATCGCCGCCAGCCAGTTGCGCCATATTCTGGGGGTCGAAGGCGAAGGCCATACGCTGGTCGAAATCCTCGCTAGCCTTTGGGCGCATCTGGGGGAGGTGAACCCCATCACCCTTCTGCTGGGCGTTACCGCGACGGCTTTCCTGTTCTGGGTGCGGGGCGGGTTGAAACCCTTGCTTTTGCGTATCGGGCTGGGGTCACGCATGGCCGATATCGGGGCAAAAACGGGCCCGGTTCTGGCGATCGTCGGCACCACACTGGCGGTTTGGGCCTTTGATCTGGGCAGCCGTGGTGTCGCCATTGTGGGCGACGTTCCACAAAGCCTGCCGCCGCTCACCCTACCCTCCTTCTCGCCTGACCTACTGTCACAGTTGTTCATTCCCGCGCTGCTGATTTCTATCATCGGCTTTGTGGAGAGCATCAGCGTGGCGCAGACATTGGCCGCCAAGAAACGCCAGCGCATCGATCCGGATCAAGAACTCATCGGTCTGGGCAGTGCGAACCTCGGGGCCGCCTTCACCGGGGGTTTCCCGGTCACCGGGGGGTTCTCACGCTCTGTGGTGAACTTCGACGCGGGGGCCGAGACGCCCGCCGCGGGAGCCTTCACCGCCGTCGGGCTGGCGCTCGCGGCGCTGTTTCTGACACCGCTGATCTATTTCCTGCCCAAAGCCACGCTGGCCGCCACGATCATCGTCGCGGTGCTGAGCCTCGTTGATTTCTCAATCCTCAAACGCGCGTGGGCCTTCAGCCATGCCGATTTCGCCGCTGTGAGCGTGACGATCCTGCTGACGCTGGTCTTCGGCGTGGAAGCGGGCGTAAGCGCAGGGGTCATCACCTCGATCCTCGTGCATCTTTACAAGACCTCGCGCCCGCATATGGCCGTGGTGGGCCGGGTGCCGGGGACTGAGCATTTCCGCAATGTGCTGCGCCATGAGGTTGAGACCCAGCCCCATGTGCTGTCGCTGCGGGTGGACGAAAGCCTATATTTTCCCAATGCGCGGTACCTTGAAGACCAATTGGCACGCCATGCCGCCGAAAAGCCCGAACTGACCGATGTGGTCCTGATGTTCCCGGCGGTGAATGAGATCGACCTGTCGGCGCTTGAATCGCTTGAGGCGATCAACACACGGCTGCGGGATGCCGATATCCGGCTGCATCTGAGCGAGGTGAAGGGCCCGGTGATGGACCGGCTGAAGCGCAGTCATTTTCTGGATGACCTCACCGGCGAGGTCTTTCTAAGCCAGCACGAAGCCGTTTGCGCCTTGGCAGAGCGGCGGTAG
- a CDS encoding MBL fold metallo-hydrolase: MSDPLNTPVVRHSPSTGAGSPDVWGIYEPDTGSIQYICADPATKKAALIDVVWNFDPKNYKFTTESMDQVLDLVKEHGLSVEWVLDTHPHADHVMASAHLKERTGAPNAIGALVPEIAKIWADLYNLPNAFDPDRDFDHLFEEGETFKIGELDAKVMLSPGHTLGSITYVCGDAAFVHDTLMQPDAGTSRSDFPGGRTAELWDSIQDILALPGDTRLYIGHDYGTDDRKEPTWEATVDEHKAKNIHVKDGTKREDYIERRQKRDATLSLPNRILAALQINLRGGRLPDAEDDGNHYLKLPVNRFD; the protein is encoded by the coding sequence ATGAGCGACCCTCTGAATACACCCGTCGTGCGCCATTCCCCTTCAACCGGTGCGGGCAGCCCCGATGTCTGGGGCATCTATGAGCCCGACACAGGCTCGATCCAATACATCTGCGCCGATCCGGCGACCAAGAAGGCCGCGCTGATTGACGTAGTCTGGAACTTTGACCCGAAGAACTACAAGTTCACGACCGAGAGCATGGATCAGGTTTTGGACCTTGTGAAAGAGCATGGCCTGAGCGTGGAATGGGTGCTTGATACGCATCCCCATGCGGACCACGTCATGGCTTCTGCCCATCTGAAGGAACGGACCGGAGCGCCCAATGCCATCGGTGCGCTGGTGCCTGAGATCGCCAAGATTTGGGCGGACCTCTACAACCTGCCGAACGCCTTTGACCCCGACCGCGATTTTGATCATCTGTTTGAAGAAGGCGAGACGTTTAAGATCGGTGAATTGGACGCCAAGGTGATGCTGTCGCCCGGTCACACACTGGGGTCGATCACCTACGTCTGCGGCGATGCAGCTTTCGTGCATGACACATTGATGCAGCCCGATGCGGGCACCTCGCGGTCGGATTTTCCGGGTGGCAGAACGGCAGAGCTTTGGGACTCGATCCAAGACATCCTCGCCCTGCCCGGCGACACGCGGCTTTACATCGGCCATGACTACGGCACCGATGACCGCAAGGAACCGACGTGGGAAGCCACGGTGGATGAGCACAAGGCCAAGAACATCCACGTCAAGGACGGCACCAAGCGCGAGGACTATATCGAGCGCCGCCAGAAGCGAGACGCGACGCTTTCGCTACCCAATCGGATCCTTGCGGCCTTGCAGATCAACCTGCGCGGCGGGCGCCTGCCCGACGCCGAAGATGACGGCAACCACTACCTGAAACTGCCGGTGAACCGTTTCGACTAA
- a CDS encoding BMP family protein: MTQRNLTRRFLLGTAAMLAGASLLPQGALAAEPLKVAGVYTVPVEQQWVSRIHKAAEAAQARGDIEYTFTENVSNTDYARVLREYAEAGNQLIVGEVFGAEAEAREVAADYPDVAFLMGSSFKQDDALPNFAVFDNYIQDAAYLSGIIAGAMTESGNIGMVGGFPIPEVNRLMHAFMAGAAEMNPDIKFQVSFIGSWFDPPKAKETAFAMVEQGADVLYAERFGVSDAAQEKGILAIGNVIDTQAEYPETVVASALWHFEPTLDAAIAAVKAGEFMADDYGRYSFMSEGGSSLAPLGTFEGKIPQEALDLVKEREQAIKNGSFTVDINDEEPKSS; encoded by the coding sequence ATGACACAACGCAATCTCACACGCCGCTTCCTATTGGGCACGGCGGCCATGCTGGCCGGGGCCAGCCTTTTGCCACAGGGCGCGCTGGCTGCCGAGCCGCTTAAAGTGGCTGGCGTCTATACCGTGCCTGTCGAACAGCAATGGGTCAGCCGCATTCACAAAGCTGCCGAAGCCGCACAGGCGCGCGGCGACATCGAATATACCTTCACTGAAAACGTCTCCAACACCGACTACGCCCGCGTGCTGCGCGAATATGCCGAGGCCGGGAACCAGTTGATCGTCGGCGAAGTCTTTGGTGCCGAAGCCGAGGCGCGCGAGGTTGCCGCCGATTACCCAGATGTGGCTTTCCTCATGGGCTCCAGCTTCAAGCAAGATGATGCGCTGCCCAATTTCGCGGTCTTCGACAACTACATCCAAGATGCGGCGTATCTGTCGGGCATCATCGCCGGTGCCATGACTGAGAGCGGCAACATCGGCATGGTCGGCGGCTTCCCCATCCCTGAGGTCAACCGCCTGATGCATGCCTTCATGGCGGGTGCCGCGGAAATGAACCCGGATATCAAGTTCCAAGTGAGCTTTATCGGCTCTTGGTTCGATCCGCCCAAAGCCAAGGAGACCGCCTTCGCCATGGTGGAGCAGGGGGCCGACGTGCTCTATGCCGAGCGTTTTGGCGTGTCGGACGCGGCGCAGGAAAAGGGCATTCTGGCCATCGGCAATGTGATCGACACGCAAGCCGAGTACCCCGAAACCGTCGTCGCCTCGGCCCTGTGGCATTTTGAGCCAACCCTTGATGCCGCCATCGCCGCCGTCAAAGCAGGCGAGTTCATGGCCGACGACTATGGCCGCTATTCCTTCATGTCCGAGGGCGGGTCTTCACTGGCTCCGCTTGGCACCTTCGAGGGCAAGATCCCGCAAGAGGCGCTTGATCTGGTCAAGGAACGCGAGCAGGCGATCAAGAATGGCTCCTTCACCGTCGACATCAACGACGAAGAACCGAAGTCCTCTTAA
- a CDS encoding biopolymer transporter ExbD: MARPRRRRNRLSMTSLIDVIFLLLLFFMLTSTFSKFAEIELAAATSGAGAATGAKPFFLQLTTEGLRLNGDALALDALTASPLAEAEKGTPLLVSLGAEVEAQALADLLIALRALPGLSVSVLEG, encoded by the coding sequence ATGGCTAGGCCACGCCGGCGGCGCAACCGCCTCTCCATGACCTCTCTGATCGATGTGATCTTTCTGCTGTTGTTGTTTTTCATGCTGACCTCGACCTTCTCCAAATTTGCCGAGATCGAATTGGCCGCAGCGACATCCGGGGCAGGGGCCGCGACGGGGGCGAAACCGTTCTTTTTGCAACTAACCACCGAGGGGCTGCGCCTCAATGGCGATGCGCTGGCGCTTGACGCGCTGACCGCCAGCCCCTTGGCCGAGGCCGAGAAGGGCACGCCGCTTCTGGTCTCGCTCGGGGCCGAGGTCGAGGCGCAGGCGCTGGCCGATCTGCTCATCGCGCTGCGCGCCCTGCCGGGGCTCAGCGTCTCGGTTCTGGAGGGCTGA
- a CDS encoding ExbD/TolR family protein, giving the protein MRPIAKAKPQREPTIALINIVFLMLVFFMVAGTLSQPLDSDLNLVETRELEGRAPPNALVVHADGRMTFAGQDRASVAEFIDALPEEERDTVRLLPDRALPARRLVELTRELRGAGAERVMLVTERALQ; this is encoded by the coding sequence ATGCGTCCTATCGCCAAGGCCAAACCGCAACGCGAACCGACCATCGCGCTGATCAACATCGTCTTTCTGATGCTGGTCTTCTTCATGGTCGCGGGCACCCTGTCGCAGCCGCTGGATTCCGATCTGAACCTCGTGGAAACCCGTGAGCTTGAGGGCCGCGCGCCGCCCAATGCGCTGGTGGTCCATGCCGATGGCCGCATGACATTCGCAGGCCAAGACCGCGCCAGCGTGGCTGAATTCATCGACGCGCTGCCCGAAGAAGAGCGCGACACCGTGCGGCTGCTGCCTGACCGCGCGCTGCCCGCCCGCCGCCTTGTGGAGCTGACCCGCGAGCTGCGCGGGGCGGGGGCAGAGCGCGTCATGCTTGTCACCGAAAGGGCGCTGCAATGA